A single window of Leptospiraceae bacterium DNA harbors:
- a CDS encoding ATP-grasp domain-containing protein, which yields MKRTVVAVSGMNAVDSPGPGVPVLRSLRESKLNPELIGFAYGALEPGNFMSELLENSFLLPYPSSGPEVLLDRIRHINSIKKLDVIIPTLDSELDNYISISGELKKMDISVFLPGRKELHTRDKTYLKESLENTGVLLPETISVQDVTAIRHVTDEIGFPLFVKGVFYEAYLARNYEEAVGYFYAMAGKWGVPVIFQKYIAGEEINVCALAKEGEMIGAVVMKKLFLTDKGKAWAGVTINSEDAKATSKKILSFIKWNSGCELEFIVENKTGKMYLLEINPRFPAWVYLATASGQNLPEALLKLSLNEPVTPFQTYDVGKVFVRHSWDEIIPMKYIESLTIKGQLLDIEKGDKHE from the coding sequence ATGAAAAGGACAGTCGTAGCCGTCAGTGGAATGAACGCAGTTGATAGCCCCGGTCCTGGTGTTCCAGTCCTTCGCTCTCTTCGTGAGTCAAAATTAAATCCAGAATTAATAGGCTTTGCTTATGGAGCACTTGAGCCTGGAAATTTCATGAGCGAACTTTTAGAAAACTCATTTCTACTTCCATATCCAAGCTCGGGACCAGAAGTTTTATTGGATCGAATCAGACATATCAATTCAATCAAGAAGCTAGACGTTATTATCCCCACATTAGATTCAGAACTAGATAACTACATTTCCATTTCGGGTGAATTAAAAAAAATGGACATTAGCGTTTTCCTTCCCGGGAGAAAAGAACTTCACACTAGAGACAAAACTTATTTAAAAGAGTCTCTGGAAAATACAGGCGTCCTACTTCCTGAAACTATTTCTGTGCAAGATGTAACAGCAATACGTCATGTGACAGACGAGATTGGATTTCCCTTGTTTGTAAAAGGTGTTTTTTACGAAGCGTATCTAGCTAGAAATTACGAAGAAGCTGTTGGATATTTTTATGCAATGGCAGGCAAATGGGGAGTGCCCGTTATCTTTCAAAAATACATTGCAGGCGAAGAAATCAACGTTTGTGCACTTGCAAAAGAAGGAGAAATGATAGGTGCTGTAGTCATGAAAAAACTTTTTCTTACAGACAAAGGAAAAGCCTGGGCGGGCGTAACAATCAACAGCGAAGATGCAAAAGCTACTTCCAAAAAAATTCTAAGCTTCATCAAATGGAACAGTGGATGTGAACTAGAATTCATCGTAGAAAACAAAACAGGAAAAATGTATCTGCTAGAGATTAATCCCCGTTTTCCGGCGTGGGTTTATCTCGCGACTGCATCTGGACAAAATTTACCAGAAGCATTATTAAAGCTAAGCCTAAATGAACCGGTCACTCCATTTCAAACTTACGATGTAGGAAAAGTATTTGTAAGACATAGCTGGGATGAAATTATCCCAATGAAATATATTGAATCACTAACTATCAAAGGACAATTGCTCGATATCGAGAAAGGAGATAAACATGAGTAA
- a CDS encoding HPr-rel-A system PqqD family peptide chaperone — MASEALKNLALSDTGFVFDPTTGNTYTLNETALAIVRLLKQDKTKEEILQSIITEYEVDAHEIERDYSDMIIQLTELGLYK; from the coding sequence ATGGCATCCGAAGCTTTAAAAAATCTCGCTCTAAGCGATACTGGGTTTGTATTTGATCCAACTACGGGCAATACATATACGTTAAACGAAACAGCTCTCGCCATTGTTCGTTTATTAAAACAAGACAAGACAAAAGAAGAAATACTTCAATCGATTATCACTGAATACGAAGTCGATGCACATGAGATTGAGCGTGATTATTCGGACATGATTATCCAATTAACTGAATTAGGACTTTACAAATGA
- a CDS encoding cyclic nucleotide-binding domain-containing protein produces MNNRTDWGKLQSLQKTFKRGTELISQGIKPKALYVLISGRLNVFRDGVAVSKVKRRGEYIGEIAVLLKTVASATVKAETEVVVIEIESSKIIPFLNHTPDIAIALGRKMADRLVELNSNFSLLIDKDYRPDFIKSLQNKYKEQQLSPSPEDLNLQKLKPFFVEFAAGMDILTQGQFPSALYILVSGTLEIVKNGKVIAVESKPGYYLGDVAILRDTFSNATVVTRTSATLIEIKIEKVDYFLNHSPEIAISIAVKLAERTIAINELFLDLQVDAVKDILKKEEQIKKEIDEKKSADESYKDEIRKELAERKRIKAEKEKLEAMQFVKQKKQDAITEQINEIKKVEKEIYSLLGIDMED; encoded by the coding sequence ATGAATAATCGAACTGATTGGGGAAAACTACAAAGCCTTCAAAAAACTTTTAAGCGTGGCACAGAATTAATTTCACAGGGGATAAAACCTAAAGCATTATATGTATTAATCAGTGGAAGACTAAATGTTTTTCGAGATGGGGTTGCTGTGTCAAAGGTAAAAAGGCGTGGAGAATACATTGGTGAAATCGCTGTGCTTCTTAAAACGGTGGCAAGTGCTACAGTAAAAGCAGAAACGGAAGTTGTTGTCATAGAAATTGAGTCTTCTAAAATCATTCCTTTTTTAAATCACACACCAGATATTGCGATTGCGCTCGGGCGGAAAATGGCGGATAGACTCGTTGAGTTAAATTCTAATTTTTCGCTATTAATAGATAAAGATTACAGACCGGATTTTATAAAGTCTCTCCAAAATAAATATAAAGAGCAACAATTATCGCCTAGCCCGGAAGATTTGAATTTGCAAAAATTAAAACCTTTCTTCGTTGAATTTGCAGCGGGTATGGATATTTTAACACAAGGACAATTTCCGAGTGCGCTTTATATTTTAGTTTCTGGAACTTTAGAAATTGTAAAGAATGGAAAAGTAATTGCTGTAGAAAGTAAACCCGGTTACTATCTTGGAGATGTTGCAATTCTTCGCGATACTTTCTCGAATGCAACCGTTGTTACCCGCACTTCTGCAACGTTAATCGAAATCAAAATTGAAAAGGTAGATTATTTTCTAAATCATTCTCCAGAGATTGCCATATCCATTGCTGTCAAGCTTGCAGAGAGAACGATTGCTATCAATGAATTGTTTTTAGATCTACAAGTAGATGCAGTAAAGGACATCCTTAAAAAAGAAGAGCAGATAAAAAAAGAAATAGATGAAAAAAAATCAGCAGATGAATCTTACAAAGATGAAATTCGAAAAGAATTGGCTGAAAGAAAAAGAATCAAAGCTGAGAAAGAAAAATTAGAAGCGATGCAATTTGTAAAACAAAAAAAACAAGACGCCATCACAGAGCAAATCAACGAGATAAAAAAAGTAGAAAAGGAAATTTATTCCTTACTTGGAATTGATATGGAAGATTAG
- a CDS encoding ABC transporter substrate-binding protein: MNIVYMISKWTNTFLFLLCLFSHSIFGQTKEEKVLEKVSLQLKWHNQFQFAGYYAAKYKGYYAEAGLDVDLIEGGPNSTYENILSSKHNFGVADSRILLARMQKKRVVVLAAIFQHTPDAIVTRFDRRIRVPSHLINKKIMLAESEIPPPLQAIFFREGIPLNSFTSIPNDHGIESVLSGKVDALFGYVTNEPYQMEKVGVKTYVLSPNDFGIDFYGDMLYTSEDETEKHRDRVISFLNASLKGWQYAMENIPETVDLILNTPEINKNERITKDYLLYEAKTLESFIISNVIPIGHINPDRIAKTAKTFENLGLFHGEYSLEGFIFDADPKVDSRWKKYLVAGFFTVVPIIMLSIILIFTLRKLVKIRTRELLHNKKRLEELNHELEKSKRKYQELVENSKDIIFSLNGDGEILTINRAVTDILKFKVKDLIGKNFAELLYNSETLSHLELYKEVFKYTIQEVINSKSSLSFNSDLSNKIGEPLEIGITLQYVPTEEDYILLGTACLVKEDELLKFCEEERQVFRIKNYLTLVDAICHRLPMTALRYSDQETVYNIKLSLREMLINAIEHGNLDIDFEEKTELQANGDYLQFLIERQKEPKYTYKFVTIEFTVGPELISFRITDEGNGFDHKKMLQRKSDDKEIQALAHGRGIIMARDFLIKSNTMKKETRSTWLSISKNKFSQPRYYNQLQM, encoded by the coding sequence ATGAACATTGTCTATATGATTTCTAAATGGACTAACACATTTTTATTCCTACTTTGCTTATTTTCTCATTCCATTTTTGGTCAAACCAAGGAAGAGAAAGTCCTAGAGAAAGTATCTCTTCAATTGAAGTGGCACAATCAATTTCAGTTTGCCGGTTACTACGCTGCGAAGTATAAAGGCTATTATGCCGAAGCTGGTTTAGACGTTGATTTAATTGAAGGCGGTCCGAACTCTACGTATGAAAATATACTATCCAGTAAACATAATTTTGGAGTTGCTGATTCTCGTATTTTATTAGCCCGTATGCAAAAGAAGCGGGTAGTCGTGTTAGCCGCAATCTTCCAACATACTCCCGATGCAATAGTTACTCGTTTTGATAGACGAATTAGAGTTCCTTCCCATCTAATCAATAAGAAAATCATGCTTGCCGAAAGTGAAATTCCTCCGCCATTACAAGCTATTTTTTTCAGAGAGGGAATTCCTCTAAATTCCTTTACTTCAATTCCGAATGATCATGGTATCGAATCTGTTTTGAGTGGTAAAGTAGATGCACTCTTTGGATATGTTACAAACGAGCCTTATCAAATGGAAAAAGTGGGTGTAAAAACCTACGTTCTATCGCCTAACGATTTCGGAATAGACTTTTATGGCGACATGCTTTATACATCAGAAGATGAAACTGAAAAGCATAGAGACCGAGTCATTTCTTTTTTGAATGCAAGTCTTAAAGGCTGGCAGTATGCCATGGAAAATATTCCTGAAACGGTAGACCTAATTTTAAACACTCCCGAAATAAATAAGAACGAGCGGATAACGAAAGATTACCTACTCTACGAAGCAAAGACATTAGAATCATTTATTATTTCCAACGTAATTCCTATCGGTCATATCAATCCGGATAGAATTGCTAAAACAGCTAAAACATTTGAGAACCTTGGCTTATTTCACGGTGAATACTCTCTCGAAGGATTTATCTTCGATGCTGATCCCAAAGTCGATTCAAGATGGAAAAAATACTTAGTTGCCGGCTTTTTTACAGTCGTCCCCATTATTATGCTTTCCATAATTCTAATTTTCACTCTTCGAAAATTAGTAAAAATTAGAACCAGAGAACTTTTGCACAATAAAAAAAGATTAGAAGAGTTAAATCATGAACTGGAAAAATCAAAACGTAAATACCAGGAGTTAGTAGAGAATTCTAAAGACATTATCTTTTCCTTAAATGGAGATGGGGAGATACTTACTATTAACCGAGCCGTCACTGACATTCTAAAATTTAAAGTAAAAGATTTAATCGGAAAAAACTTTGCTGAGCTACTCTATAACTCTGAAACATTGAGTCATCTAGAACTTTACAAAGAAGTATTCAAATATACAATTCAAGAAGTGATTAATTCTAAAAGCAGTCTTTCTTTTAATTCTGATCTTTCGAATAAAATTGGGGAGCCTCTTGAAATTGGAATAACCCTTCAGTATGTGCCAACTGAAGAGGATTATATTTTACTCGGAACTGCATGCCTCGTTAAAGAAGATGAACTTCTAAAATTTTGTGAAGAAGAAAGACAGGTTTTTAGAATCAAAAATTACCTGACTCTCGTTGATGCAATCTGTCATCGACTTCCTATGACAGCATTAAGGTATTCAGACCAAGAAACCGTTTACAATATAAAACTTTCTCTTAGAGAAATGTTAATCAATGCCATAGAGCATGGAAATTTAGATATAGATTTTGAAGAGAAAACGGAATTACAGGCTAACGGAGATTATCTTCAATTCTTAATTGAAAGACAAAAAGAGCCAAAGTATACATATAAATTTGTGACGATTGAGTTTACAGTCGGTCCTGAATTAATTAGCTTTCGCATTACAGACGAAGGAAATGGATTTGATCACAAAAAAATGCTCCAAAGAAAAAGCGATGATAAAGAAATTCAAGCCCTAGCTCATGGACGGGGAATTATAATGGCTCGTGACTTTTTGATAAAGTCGAATACAATGAAAAAGGAAACTCGGTCTACTTGGTTAAGTATTTCAAAAAATAAATTCTCTCAACCTAGATATTATAATCAATTGCAAATGTGA
- a CDS encoding sterol desaturase family protein, producing the protein MIEVIDYSLKVFLYLLLISIVFIPLELSFKQKEVKFFRKEWLIDIFFYFGQVLVWNFVTVYVLNFLFSKMDFLWIKKFHAIVKEFPAYMQIIFVILLSDFLIYWGHRFQHRFDFLWNFHRVHHTAETVDFIAAFREHPLDNIYTRGIETLPAILLGFDLNLIAGFLTFRGLWALFIHSNVNLRLGFLEILLGSPHLHHWHHELEHEGKCNYANLSPLMDILFGTYYSPKAAPISFGIVDEMSHSYLSQIIEPMIPKAIRNKMKRVKG; encoded by the coding sequence TTGATCGAAGTGATAGATTATTCTTTAAAAGTATTTCTTTACCTGCTACTTATTTCAATTGTATTTATTCCTTTAGAATTAAGTTTCAAACAAAAGGAAGTGAAATTCTTTAGAAAAGAATGGCTAATAGATATTTTCTTCTACTTCGGACAGGTATTGGTCTGGAATTTTGTAACAGTCTATGTATTGAATTTTCTCTTTAGTAAAATGGATTTTCTTTGGATAAAAAAATTTCATGCTATAGTGAAAGAATTTCCTGCCTATATGCAGATAATATTCGTTATTCTCTTGAGTGATTTTCTCATTTATTGGGGGCATAGATTTCAACACCGGTTTGATTTTCTTTGGAACTTTCATAGAGTTCATCATACTGCTGAGACGGTTGATTTCATTGCCGCCTTTAGAGAGCATCCTCTAGATAATATTTATACCCGCGGAATAGAGACATTACCTGCTATCCTCTTGGGCTTTGATTTGAATTTAATTGCTGGCTTTTTGACTTTTCGCGGCTTATGGGCGTTATTCATTCATAGCAATGTAAATCTGAGATTGGGATTTCTTGAAATTCTTTTAGGTTCCCCCCATCTTCATCATTGGCATCATGAATTAGAGCACGAAGGCAAATGCAATTATGCAAACCTATCTCCCTTAATGGATATTTTATTTGGAACTTATTACAGTCCTAAAGCAGCACCCATTTCCTTTGGAATTGTAGATGAAATGAGTCATTCTTACTTGAGTCAAATCATAGAGCCGATGATTCCAAAGGCAATAAGAAATAAAATGAAACGAGTTAAAGGTTAA
- a CDS encoding SH3 domain-containing protein, giving the protein MNKNIILILITFLITGFGFMELTAQANKKKPPVEKEKKVTETAKDAKSTKKADDTKDADDDDNPDSTQNAIKEKPYFKVVAKGGTPLRDKPKLAGKKLINIPEEVIGEVLEETKEREAIETRIGNWLKVEYNGKTGWIFSGFTIVKEDKEDFLPLTLIGYFIIKSSEPIFYRKPGREILGVMPDYPDKGEVVPVYRKKIYYENEYYYFEMKSLKPNSEDVIVSWIGAKSGSFISPEAFSAYTLKNRKKKLKPSDKEMVDEIQKLQPDEKQAINYGKVEIEPIPFKDGTKKKKAYIIGYPTGTKTKKGFGNFSVTYYLFWNEEDNAHFLLAGDKKNLKIQDIDYDGIPEIFAQFNTRGEPPLCHIYAYQKGMFEQLFPNYLYCDTVQILPDGSIQVQKEKEKIIYKYSKGILEKTLTETVKPTKSPAKK; this is encoded by the coding sequence ATGAATAAAAATATTATACTCATTCTAATCACATTTTTAATTACAGGGTTTGGTTTCATGGAACTGACCGCACAGGCTAACAAAAAGAAACCGCCAGTAGAGAAAGAAAAAAAAGTAACGGAAACTGCAAAGGATGCTAAGTCCACAAAAAAGGCAGACGATACCAAAGATGCGGATGATGACGACAATCCAGACTCTACACAAAATGCAATAAAGGAAAAGCCTTACTTTAAAGTTGTAGCAAAAGGCGGAACTCCGCTTAGAGACAAACCTAAATTAGCCGGTAAAAAGCTAATCAATATTCCAGAAGAAGTCATAGGAGAAGTCTTAGAAGAAACCAAAGAGCGAGAAGCAATCGAGACTCGTATTGGAAATTGGTTGAAGGTTGAATACAACGGAAAGACCGGTTGGATATTTTCTGGTTTTACAATTGTAAAAGAGGATAAGGAGGATTTTCTTCCGCTTACTCTGATTGGTTATTTTATCATTAAATCATCTGAGCCAATTTTTTATCGAAAACCCGGCAGAGAAATCTTAGGGGTAATGCCTGATTATCCGGATAAAGGGGAAGTAGTTCCTGTATATCGCAAAAAGATTTACTACGAGAATGAATATTATTATTTCGAAATGAAATCATTGAAGCCCAATTCAGAAGATGTGATTGTTAGCTGGATTGGCGCAAAGAGTGGAAGCTTTATTTCACCGGAAGCTTTTTCTGCATACACTTTAAAGAATAGAAAGAAAAAATTAAAACCATCTGATAAAGAAATGGTAGATGAAATTCAAAAATTGCAACCTGACGAAAAGCAGGCTATCAATTATGGAAAAGTAGAAATTGAGCCTATTCCATTTAAAGATGGAACAAAAAAGAAAAAAGCGTATATCATTGGTTATCCGACAGGGACTAAAACTAAAAAAGGGTTCGGGAATTTTTCTGTTACTTATTATCTCTTTTGGAATGAAGAGGATAATGCTCATTTTCTGCTAGCCGGCGACAAGAAGAATTTGAAAATCCAAGATATTGATTACGACGGAATTCCTGAAATCTTTGCTCAGTTTAATACGCGCGGCGAACCACCATTATGCCATATCTACGCTTACCAAAAAGGAATGTTTGAGCAGCTATTTCCGAACTATTTATATTGTGATACTGTTCAAATTCTTCCTGATGGAAGTATTCAAGTTCAAAAAGAAAAAGAAAAAATCATTTACAAATATTCAAAAGGGATTTTGGAAAAAACACTTACTGAGACTGTAAAGCCAACGAAATCTCCAGCAAAGAAATAA
- the mtnP gene encoding S-methyl-5'-thioadenosine phosphorylase yields MNEKVKAAIIGGTGLYELEGMQVIEEYFPDTAWGKPSDTITIGRYKDKLIAFLPRHGRGHFISPSEIPNLANIAALKMIGVEEIVAFSSVGSLREEIAPRDFVLPDQIIDRTKGIRESTFFGKGVVAHASFGDPFSKSLSDRINSLATKLGIKMHTGKTLICMEGPLFSTRAESKMYRMVGGDIINMSVLPEAKLAREAEIAYQMVCMSTDYDSWKEHEEAVTVEMIIGNLTHNNDTAKKLIVDLIPLLGNGDDLSLLGTSKFSIFTNPTKRNEEQMKKIRTLFPEI; encoded by the coding sequence TTGAACGAAAAAGTAAAAGCGGCAATTATTGGCGGAACTGGACTTTATGAATTGGAAGGAATGCAAGTAATCGAAGAATATTTTCCTGATACAGCTTGGGGTAAGCCTTCCGACACAATCACAATCGGACGTTACAAAGATAAGCTCATCGCATTTTTACCCCGACACGGTAGAGGGCATTTTATCAGTCCTTCCGAAATTCCAAATCTCGCAAACATCGCCGCATTAAAAATGATTGGCGTTGAAGAAATTGTTGCTTTTAGTTCCGTTGGTAGCTTACGCGAAGAAATCGCTCCGCGTGATTTCGTTTTGCCGGATCAAATCATTGATCGCACAAAAGGAATTCGTGAATCTACTTTCTTCGGCAAAGGTGTAGTAGCCCATGCAAGCTTCGGCGATCCATTTTCTAAAAGTCTTTCTGATCGAATTAATTCTTTAGCTACAAAGCTTGGAATCAAAATGCACACTGGAAAAACTTTAATCTGCATGGAAGGTCCGCTTTTTTCTACTCGCGCTGAATCTAAAATGTATCGCATGGTCGGTGGGGATATTATCAATATGTCGGTGCTTCCCGAAGCAAAGCTCGCGCGCGAAGCAGAGATTGCTTACCAAATGGTTTGCATGTCAACTGATTATGATTCATGGAAAGAGCATGAAGAGGCTGTCACTGTTGAAATGATCATTGGCAACCTAACGCATAATAACGATACTGCTAAGAAGTTAATCGTTGATCTAATTCCTCTTCTTGGAAATGGAGATGATCTTTCTTTACTTGGCACTTCTAAATTTTCCATCTTCACAAATCCTACCAAACGCAATGAAGAGCAAATGAAAAAAATCAGGACACTTTTTCCGGAGATTTGA
- a CDS encoding SGNH/GDSL hydrolase family protein produces the protein MKFILFILLLANSIYPQERRFLFRDPVIQSSDAFTMLGDSRTQYVFQFGVEVDWENQDFLGKYKTSCSEGKIGIQNAGVAGSTTEHWLEFLKSEYYRPEDYHEKIVLMIGGNDIQRYAYKWKGFRINRAESLNEAIDEIHARVVEIVNILKQSNKKIILQTHFRVNPDMKDTHSKALNEGLDALNLRLLSSYGSDNSDVSLAYLTPDFPAPLFLDLVHLNPFGYQLHSYFLSRELQRRCWW, from the coding sequence ATGAAATTCATTTTATTTATTTTACTACTGGCTAATTCTATTTATCCACAAGAGAGAAGGTTTTTATTCAGAGACCCGGTTATTCAATCCTCTGACGCATTTACCATGTTAGGCGATAGTCGAACGCAATATGTATTTCAGTTTGGAGTAGAAGTAGATTGGGAAAATCAGGATTTTCTTGGGAAATATAAGACATCTTGTAGTGAAGGCAAAATAGGAATTCAAAATGCAGGAGTTGCGGGATCAACGACAGAGCATTGGTTGGAATTTCTAAAGAGTGAATATTATAGACCAGAAGATTATCATGAGAAGATTGTTCTTATGATTGGTGGCAACGACATACAGCGTTATGCCTACAAATGGAAAGGATTTAGAATCAATAGAGCTGAATCACTCAATGAAGCGATAGACGAAATACACGCGCGAGTTGTAGAGATTGTAAATATACTAAAACAATCCAATAAAAAAATCATTCTACAAACTCATTTTCGAGTCAATCCAGATATGAAAGACACACACAGCAAAGCTTTAAATGAAGGCTTGGACGCTTTAAATCTACGTCTGCTTAGCTCCTATGGTAGCGACAACTCGGATGTTAGCCTCGCCTACTTAACTCCCGATTTTCCTGCCCCGCTCTTTCTTGACTTAGTTCATCTAAATCCTTTCGGTTATCAACTTCATTCTTATTTTCTTTCGAGAGAATTACAGAGGAGATGTTGGTGGTAG